The nucleotide sequence ACGCTCCCACCGAGCTGCTCACCGTCGACCACCGGCAGACCGCGGAGGTCCGCACCGCCGGTCTGCGGCTGGCGGAGAAGCTGCCCGGTGCCGGCCGCACCCGGGTCCGGCACGGTCCGGACGATGCGTCCGGAGCCGATGCCCGGGCCGCCGGCCGCGAACCGGCCGACCGACCCGGTCCGGCCGTTGGGGAGCGGGCCCCCGGTCCCGGCCCGGCTGCGGGTCAGCGCGCTCCCGGTCCCGGCGAGGCCGCCGGCCCGGCGAGCGCCGGCGCCGGCGAGGCCGTCCAGGTGCGGGTCTTCGGCTCACCGTCGGCGGAGGCCGGCTGGATCGCCGACCGGCTCCGCCGCGCGCACCTGGTCGACGGCGTCCCCTGGTCGGAGATGGCGGTGCTGTCCCGGTCCGCGCGCCGCACGCTGCCCGCGCTGCGCCGTGCGCTCGCCGCGGCCGGCGTCCCGATCGTCGCGCCGCCGGACGAGGTGCCGCTGCCACGTCAGCCCGCGGTGATCCCACTGTTGCTGGTGCTCCGTGCGGCGTCGCGTCCCTCCTCGATCGACGCCGATCTGGCGATCTCGCTGCTGACCTCGCCGTTCGGCGGTGGCGACCCGATGCGGATGCGGCGGCTGCGGCGTGGCCTGCTGCGGCTGCACGCCGCCGCGGGCAACGACGTACGGGTGTTCCCGGACGACGAGGACCCGGAACCCGGCGAGTCCGATCCGGCAACCGCGAGCAGCGATCCGCTGCTGGTCGCGATGCTCCGAGAGGCGGTCGGCGGGCGCCCCGATCCGCTCGCGATGCTGTCCCCGGCCGAGGCGGCGCCGATGCGCGACGTCGGGCGCCTGCTCGACACCGCCGCCCGTTCGATCACCGCGGGCGACTCGGTCGAGGAGACCCTGTGGCGGGTGTGGCGCCGGACCGGCCTGGCCCGGCGCTGGAGCGAGGCGAGCGGCCGCGGCGGCCCCGGTGGCGCCGCCGCGGACCGCGACCTCGACGCCGTGCTGGCCCTCTTCGACGCCGCGGCCCGCTACACCGACCGGTTACCGGGTGCCGACGTCGGCGGCTTCCTGGAGTACCTCGCCGACCAGCAGCTGCCCGGGGAGACCCTCGCCCCGCAGGCACCGCGCGGCGGAGCGGTCGAGCTGCTCACCGCGCACGGTGCCCGCGGCCGGGAGTGGACGGTCGTCGCCGTGCCGGGCGTGCAGGAGGGGTTGTGGCCGGACCTGCGGCTGCGCGGCAGCCTGCTCGGGCACGAGCAGCTCGTCGATCTCGTCGCCGGGGTCGCCGATCCCGGAGCCGCGGTCTCCCGGACGGCGCCGCTGCTGGCCGAGGAGCGCAGGCTGTTCTACGTCGCCTGCACCCGGGCCCGCTCGATGCTGCTGGTCAGCGCGGTACAGGGGGAGGACGAGCAGCCATCCCGGTTCCTCGACGAGCTCGACCCGCGGCCCGCCGACGCCACCGAGGCCCGGCAGGTGCACCGGCCGGAGCGCTCGCTGGTGCTGCCCGAGCTGGTCGGTGAGCTGCGCCGCGCCGTCACCGCACCCGATCGCGGCGATCCGGCGCGGGCCGCCCGCCGACGCCGGGCGGCGACCCAGCTCGCGCGGCTCGCCGCGGACGGCGTTCCCGGGGCGCATCCGGACGACTGGTACGGCCTCGCCGACCTGTCCGATCTCGCCCCGCTGCGCGCCGACGGTGAGCTGGTGCCGATCTCGCCGTCCGATGTGGAGACGATCGCCGGCTGCCCGCTGCGCTGGGTGCTGTCCCGGCACGGCGGAGACGAGTCCGGCGCGCTGTCCGCGGTCACCGGCTCCCTGGTGCACGCGCTGGTGCAGGCCCGCGCGGCCGGGGCCGATCCGGTCGAGCTGGAGCAGGCGCTGCAGTCGGCGTGGCGGCG is from Pseudonocardia autotrophica and encodes:
- a CDS encoding ATP-dependent helicase, encoding MTRAAAEQASPRLVRTGPVAEPAREWTGAAARVLEHDRGPLRVLGGPGTGKTSLLLDAVVRRIRAGASPGSVLLLVGSRRAAEELRGRLTALLTSSGTDPGGNGPAGDFGARTTRELLVRTVHSYAFGVLRLHAARHEDPPPRLLASAEQDVVVRELLAGEIENWNGSVPGSGWPERLDPALGLPGFAAELRELLLRAAERGLGPQDLAELGRAHRRDEWVAAARFFRTYEEVTLLRGAAGRGAPQATAPALDSAELVAAALDALAADPGLRELERQRIRHLLIDDAQDLDPQQMELVAALAADAGSTLVAGDPDQAVLTFRGADARGLDAIDAPTELLTVDHRQTAEVRTAGLRLAEKLPGAGRTRVRHGPDDASGADARAAGREPADRPGPAVGERAPGPGPAAGQRAPGPGEAAGPASAGAGEAVQVRVFGSPSAEAGWIADRLRRAHLVDGVPWSEMAVLSRSARRTLPALRRALAAAGVPIVAPPDEVPLPRQPAVIPLLLVLRAASRPSSIDADLAISLLTSPFGGGDPMRMRRLRRGLLRLHAAAGNDVRVFPDDEDPEPGESDPATASSDPLLVAMLREAVGGRPDPLAMLSPAEAAPMRDVGRLLDTAARSITAGDSVEETLWRVWRRTGLARRWSEASGRGGPGGAAADRDLDAVLALFDAAARYTDRLPGADVGGFLEYLADQQLPGETLAPQAPRGGAVELLTAHGARGREWTVVAVPGVQEGLWPDLRLRGSLLGHEQLVDLVAGVADPGAAVSRTAPLLAEERRLFYVACTRARSMLLVSAVQGEDEQPSRFLDELDPRPADATEARQVHRPERSLVLPELVGELRRAVTAPDRGDPARAARRRRAATQLARLAADGVPGAHPDDWYGLADLSDLAPLRADGELVPISPSDVETIAGCPLRWVLSRHGGDESGALSAVTGSLVHALVQARAAGADPVELEQALQSAWRRLDAGAPWFGRRELTRVRQMLAAFDDWVRRSRAEGLGLVAVEQSMQLDLDGDLPPEGPGVEGDPPPAGDPLLEEVSSAGEGGGAARAARRVRLRGRVDRLERDDQGRPVVVDVKTGKTATSARATAEHHQLAVYQLAASLGAFDDVVGRGVEPGGARLLFLADRRAGGEAKEPRQAPLKPEEMGHWRDVLMRCADDSAGAVFVARAGPDCDRCPVRTSCPAVETGRTVVDG